In Leishmania mexicana MHOM/GT/2001/U1103 complete genome, chromosome 20, one genomic interval encodes:
- a CDS encoding putative 60S ribosomal protein L22 has product MVAVRAKVGSRSYVRQKQLAKGKKVFKIDCSIPAADGIFSEDVLGNFEQFFQDNTKLNGRKGKLSDKVRLSMNDNVLTISTTMAYRKKYFKYLTKKFLKKKDLRDWIRILATGKETYQLKYFNIQDQEE; this is encoded by the coding sequence ATGGTCGCCGTTCGCGCTAAGGTTGGCTCCCGCAGCTACGTCCGCCAGAAGCAACTGGCCAAGGGCAAGAAGGTCTTCAAGATCGACTGCAGCATCCCGGCCGCCGATGGCATCTTCAGCGAAGATGTGCTTGGCAACTTCGAGCAGTTCTTCCAGGACAACACGAAGCTGAACGGGCGTAAGGGCAAGCTGTCTGATAAGGTCCGTCTGTCGATGAACGACAATGTTCTGACCATCAGCACCACGATGGCGTACCGCAAGAAGTATTTCAAGTACCTCACGAAGAAGTTCCTCAAGAAGAAGGACCTGCGCGACTGGATCCGCATCCTCGCCACCGGCAAGGAGACGTACCAGCTCAAGTACTTCAACATCCAGGACCAGGAGGAATAA
- a CDS encoding putative ADP-ribosylation factor GTPase activating protein, whose protein sequence is MNIRQRKSERHKEVLRKLSQNGGNKNCFDCGMRGPLYVVSDFGILVCSSCSAVHRSFQHKVKGITMSEFTDDEIARFSVSGNDRARKVWLSTFQDQLPRSGDVMALKDHVRIAFEERRFWNAQEFSALQDSWEHAREQPSQASPPLSVTKPAESSFASVPEAPTAQSGSASAPTNPARPPQEDVFDNLFSAPVQSSSTPQPTAHAVAPPPPMTTSHAPAPPAPQQPATVTSILADLFAGVPPPVVQPAGGYSALHLQQQQQQSIGYPADGGMYNITQGPPSGMMAPRQLQSSQLPYPRQQQAQPIPYAASGPMGYMPYVGSQQAATFNFAAPSASVANPYLYQQQQQQPFT, encoded by the coding sequence ATGAATATTCGACAGCGCAAGTCGGAGCGGCacaaggaggtgctgcggaaGCTCAGCCAGAATGGTGGTAACAAGAACTGCTTTGATTGCGGCATGCGAGGTCCGCTCTACGTGGTGTCCGATTTTGGCATTCTTGTctgctccagctgcagcgccgtgcaTCGTTCCTTTCAGCACAAGGTGAAAGGAATCACGATGAGTGAGTTTACGGATGACGAGATCGCCCGTTTCTCCGTATCTGGCAACGACCGGGCCCGCAAGGTATGGCTGAGTACCTTTCAAGACCAGCTCCCTCGCTCCGGTGACGTGATGGCGCTGAAAGACCACGTGCGCATAGCTTTTGAGGAACGGCGGTTTTGGAATGCGCAGGAGTTCTCCGCTTTGCAAGACTCGTGGGAGCACGCAAGGGAACAACCTTCACAGGCGTCACCACCTTTGTCGGTGACGAAACCTGCAGAGTCCTCCTTCGCTTCAGTTCCAGAGGCACCCACCGCGCAATCCGGATCCGCCTCTGCTCCGACGAATCCCGCGCGACCGCCGCAAGAGGACGTCTTCGATAACCTGTTCTCTGCACCAGTGCAGTCTtcgtcgacgccgcagccCACAGCGCATGCAgtcgcaccaccaccaccaatgACTACTTCGCACGcccctgctcctccagcgccgcagcagcccgccACAGTGACCAGTATCCTGGCTGACTTGTTTGCtggtgtgccgccgccagtaGTGCAGCCAGCAGGTGGATATAGCGCCCTTCATCtacagcaacagcagcagcagtcgatAGGCTATCCTGCTGATGGCGGCATGTACAACATCACTCAAGGCCCCCCAAGCGGCATGATGGCACCTAGGCAGCTGCAGTCCTCACAGCTGCCTTacccgcggcagcagcaagcgcaGCCGATTCCCTACGCTGCAAGTGGCCCGATGGGGTACATGCCATATGTAGGAAGTCAACAAGCAGCGACGTTCAATTTTGCCGCACCATCCGCATCTGTGGCGAATCCGTACCTgtaccagcagcagcaacagcagccgtTCACTTGA
- a CDS encoding receptor-type adenylate cyclase a-like protein, which translates to MWQPPRLVMNRCKGSSTHSPVTAVILLLLLLVLCAPVSAQDGSLRASFDVECALLQSAESSTAALSAADVTAQMASIICARESLADPFVWVPTDGLQNTLNVYMSILPDKLLNSVVETSSSTSCTLVTSISEGVLDTRSMTKNVYFTNADPATEMLALLSYVMVNGAPPKIGFVYTSAAEGKNSAGATVYQEFLRRMDELAYTGTLVTYEVTRAHDSAKFATFLKNFVDGDSAVFFFLPAGSETNSMFLELIKRSSDLKVLMPSWLIRTATSQYLAATRPKTSPSNIIVSSTNPHPEDNNFEKSMYQFRKDYGKNNPPLAPNSADGIEAVAGWITARATVATLQLHTLWIELPTQKLYFDGLFKQRVYTIGDDIVLGAYSNSCNVGGRMVLLYSLINMNSGEPSAYYGLMSLSDANLMLKPWECHAADVALNISRMVRTVYVKYHNIGENTNYMTMQMDGMISAAMVSTPFTKDTIGPLDSLAGTAWKAALDSSSTIAVIGAASVGVDKSPVEKVLVDPVFLQPTLYQNASNVVYLTATTEQQLGAVAAWVAKSAVAPALYAVLRDSGASATAMQSTLQRIAKQAGVTVQSVKTLGAGDELSSRDLPKSGLLLLTGMVQKDLDTLQKHMKKSKDARVMLLFDEVTQWYRQIEETVANSPSFGEHLLFVTNLPPWVPKKQDVSRLSVEFLRAALGPGYHSPASMRGFLAVRVLSMLSYNVANPSMSALLDAFYTQQVLQISDLTLGPFKRTGCTYSPRSNQVECTGFLNGGAGGIYMWSYADMVGETNGPIAGPYVVDLVGYVAADVEDSRSSGETPSGSPGEVHSSSSKSTIIAAVAVGVVTIASVVAAVITCVLCTRNSRDNRNAPKDENEPVTLIFTDIENSTALWATAPQAMSSAVTLHHKLVRQLIIKYRCYEVKTIGDSFMIACKQPFTAVQLARDIQVELHQADWGSTAIDDAYKLIGKPSGGTDSGESGLSPWSGLRVRAGVHSGLAEVRFDTVTKGYDYYGNVVNIAARTESVSCGGQVICTSSVVGALTEEEQGTVEFVALGPHRLHGVEESIEIYELRTVPGRVFPSKESGVSANPLASLSAGANADSDSKVEEDNLMVMQEDTFTEVATGVEPVAEVLEVYFSAYTEHQKIKFLQKTCKCFCLPNPPRRMFASNDAYLNSLMLTVATRTSAVINFRHKKLESDTLRSETEAQADAPALELVTHRDAAGEVRRQSSVFFSGVDSPVSGELKRRRSVMTDRSGASLPKHGNSDSTMMLVLDNGELLTLCNSAGPSFTEKSPEVSEATEVYQNGAPSIRGDEVSPCFEGGNGLLFRIIDKATKRWAFYNDTIDFVMHVYFSVGRTSAVKWGPGVAGKVTQAEETGRYEGELIVPPLATEVLMTGRVNGYTMRYCATPSGDGE; encoded by the coding sequence ATGTGGCAACCGCCACGGCTCGTGATGAATCGCTGCaaaggcagcagcacgcatTCACCCGTTACGGCTGTGAtcctgctgttgctgctgctcgtcctCTGTGCGCCCGTGTCGGCTCAGGATGGCAGCCTACGCGCTTCGTTTGATGTCGAATGCGCTCTTCTACAGTCGGCCGAGTCGTCCACTGCCGCACTGAGCGCCGCAGATGTGACTGCCCAAATGGCCTCGATTATttgcgcgcgcgagagctTGGCCGATCCTTTCGTGTGGGTGCCAACGGACGGCTTGCAGAATACGCTGAATGTGTACATGTCCATTCTCCCCGACAAACTTCTCAACAGTGTAGTGGAAACATCATCTTCCACCAGCTGCACACTCGTCACATCCATCTCTGAAGGCGTACTGGACACGAGGAGTATGACCAAAAATGTGTACTTCACGAACGCAGATCCTGCAACGGAGATGTTGGCGTTGCTGTCGTATGTAATGGTCAACGGAGCCCCTCCAAAAATTGGCTTCGTATACACGAGCGCGGCGGAAGGGAAAAACAGTGCCGGCGCTACGGTGTACCAAGAGTTTTTGAGGCGCATGGACGAGCTTGCCTACACTGGCACTCTCGTAACGTATGAGGTGACCCGGGCCCACGATAGCGCAAAGTTCGCGACGTTTTTGAAAAATTTTGTGGATGGTGACTCTGCCGTattcttttttctccctgCTGGCAGCGAAACAAACAGCATGTTTCTGGAGCTTATCAAGAGATCCAGCGACCTCAAAGTCCTGATGCCTTCGTGGCTAATCCGTACCGCCACCTCCCAGTACCTTGCTGCAACGCGCCCAAAGACCTCTCCTAGCAACATAATTGTGTCCTCCACGAACCCGCACCCCGAAGACAACAACTTTGAAAAGTCCATGTATCAGTTCAGAAAAGACTACGGAAAAAACAACCCACCACTGGCCCCAAACAGTGCGGATGGAATAGAAGCTGTCGCGGGCTGGATCACTGCGCGGGCAACcgtggcgacgctgcagctccacACTCTTTGGATCGAGTTGCCAACTCAGAAACTCTATTTCGACGGACTGTTCAAGCAGCGCGTCTACACCATCGGTGATGATATTGTTCTTGGAGCGTACAGCAACTCGTGCAACGTTGGCGGTCGCATGGTGCTCTTGTACTCCTTAATAAATATGAATAGTGGAGAACCCAGCGCGTACTACGGACTGATGTCTCTATCTGATGCGAATCTGATGCTGAAGCCATGGGAGTGCCACGCGGCGGATGTCGCATTAAACATCAGCAGGATGGTGCGGACGGTTTACGTGAAGTATCACAACATTGGCGAAAATACCAACTACATGACCATGCAAATGGATGGCATGATTTCAGCCGCAATGGTCTCAACCCCCTTCACCAAAGACACCATTGGACCCTTGGACAGTTTAGCTGGTACTGCCTGGAAAGCAGCTCTCGACAGCTCGTCAACCATAGCCGTTATAGGGGCCGCCTCCGTAGGCGTTGACAAGAGCCCCGTGGAGAAGGTTTTGGTAGACCCTGTATTTCTGCAGCCGACTCTTTACCAAAATGCGAGCAACGTCGTCTACCTGACGGCGACTACCGAGCAGCAGTTGGGTGCGGTGGCAGCGTGGGTGGCGAAGTCGGCCGTCGCCCCGGCCTTGTACGCCGTGCTGCGGGACTCCGGTGCCTCAGCGACTGCGATGCAGAGCACGCTGCAGCGAATCGCGAAGCAGGCCGGTGTTACCGTGCAATCCGTAAAAACGCTAGGTGCTGGTGACGAACTGTCGTCGCGAGACCTTCCGAAATCCGGCCTTCTGTTGCTGACTGGAATGGTGCAGAAAGACTTAGATACACTGCAAAAGCACATGAAAAAGAGCAAGGATGCACGTGTGATGCTCCTGTTCGATGAAGTGACGCAGTGGTACCGTCAAATCGAAGAAACGGTCGCCAACAGCCCCTCCTTCGGTGAGCACCTGCTTTTTGTGACGAATCTGCCACCCTGGGTGCCAAAGAAGCAGGACGTGTCGAGGCTGTCTGTGGAGTTTCTCAGAGCTGCCCTTGGGCCAGGCTACCACTCACCAGCGTCGATGAGAGGCTTCCTcgcggtgcgcgtgctcaGCATGCTGAGCTACAATGTCGCAAACCCATCAATGAGTGCGCTCTTGGATGCATTCTATACGCAACAAGTCCTGCAGATAAGTGACCTCACACTGGGCCCGTTCAAGCGTACGGGATGTACTTACTCGCCGAGGAGCAACCAAGTGGAGTGCACGGGCTTCTTAAacggcggtgcgggcggAATCTACATGTGGTCCTACGCGGACATGGTCGGGGAAACGAATGGACCGATCGCTGGGCCATACGTTGTCGACCTCGTCGGCTACGTCGCAGCCGATGTTGAGGACAGCAGAAGCTCTGGCGAGACGCCCAGTGGCAGCCCTGGTGaggtgcacagcagcagctcaaagTCCACTATCATCGCCGCTGTGGCCGTGGGCGTAGTCACCATAGCATCGGTGGTCGCCGCTGTCATCACCTGCGTCTTATGCACCCGTAACAGCCGCGACAACCGCAATGCGCCGAAGGACGAAAACGAACCTGTGACGCTCATATTCACCGATATCGAGAACAGCACGGCGCTCtgggcgacagcgccgcaggCCATGTCGAGTGCGGTGACGCTGCACCACAAGCTGGTTCGCCAGCTGATTATCAAGTACAGGTGCTACGAGGTCAAGACGATCGGCGATTCCTTCATGATTGCATGCAAACAGCCGTTTACCGCCGTGCAACTTGCGCGAGACATACAGGTGGAACTCCACCAGGCTGACTGGGGCTCGACGGCAATCGACGACGCCTACAAGTTGATTGGAAAACCCAGCGGTGGCACTGACTCCGGCGAGAGCGGGCTGAGCCCGTGGAGTGGCCTACGTGTTCGTGCTGGTGTCCATAGTGGTctggcggaggtgcgctTCGACACTGTGACCAAAGGCTACGATTACTACGGCAACGTCGTCAATATAGCCGCGCGCACGGAGAGCGTCAGCTGTGGTGGACAGGTGATCTGCACCTCGAGCGTGGTGGGAGCCctcacggaggaggagcagggtACGGTGGAGTTTGTGGCCCTTGGTCCGCACCGGTTACACGGGGTTGAGGAATCAATAGAGATTTACGAACTGCGCACCGTGCCCGGACGCGTCTTCCCTTCAAAGGAAAGCGGGGTCAGCGCGAATCCGTTGGCGTCGCTCTCCGCGGGCGCCAACGCCGACAGCGATTCCAAGGTAGAGGAGGACAATCTGATGGTGATGCAGGAGGATACCTTCACCGAGGTGGCGACGGGTGTCGAACCTGTCGCCGAAGTGCTGGAAGTGTACTTCAGCGCCTACACGGAGCATCAGAAGATCAAGTTCCTCCAGAAGACGTGCAAATGCTTTTGCTTGCCTAATCCTCCGCGTCGGATGTTCGCGTCCAACGATGCTTACCTCAACTCCTTGATGCTGACGGTGGCCACCCGCACATCGGCCGTGATCAACTTCCGCCACAAGAAGCTGGAGAGTGACACGCTTCGCTCAGAGACAGAAGCCCAGGCCGACGCCCCGGCATTAGAGTTGGTGACTCACCGAGATGCAGCAGGGGAGGTGCGCCGGCAGAGTAGCGTCTTCTTCAGCGGCGTGGACTCGCCGGTTTCAGGGGAGttgaagcggcggcgcagcgttATGACTGACCGCTCTGGGGCGAGTCTGCCGAAACACGGTAATTCGGATAGCACTATGATGTTGGTGCTGGACAACGGCGAGCTTCTGACGTTATGCAACAGCGCCGGGCCAAGTTTCACTGAGAAGTCGCCGGAGGTCAGTGAGGCGACAGAAGTATACCAGAACGGCGCCCCAAGCATCAGGGGCGATGAGGTGAGCCCCTGCTTTGAGGGTGGTAACGGGCTGCTCTTCCGCATCATCGACAAAGCGACGAAGCGTTGGGCTTTCTACAATGACACCATCGACTTCGTCATGCATGTCTACTTCTCTGTCGGCCGCACAAGCGCGGTGAAGTGGGGCCCGGGCGTTGCTGGAAAAGTCACGCAAGCGGAGGAAACAGGTCGATACGAGGGTGAACTGATCGTGCCGCCCCTTGCAACGGAAGTGCTCATGACGGGACGCGTTAACGGCTATACCATGCGGTActgcgcgacgccgtccGGCGACGGTGAATAG
- a CDS encoding 14-3-3 protein-like protein has translation MTETIKWKNVAIQDEVVPKPSDIKLPDDLAELIYMAKLAEEAERFDEMLLCIRKYVRLNSELDTEERNLLSVAYKNVITPRRNAWRVITSIESRENAKENSATLPFVVNMRRELEAELSPLCDDLLSLLDTYLIPAAQGGEAKVFYLKMKGDYHRYYAEIDSGDGQRQAALNAYQKATDVANSSLAPTHPIRLGLALNFSVFYYEIMKEHEKGFQLARQAYDEAVTELETLDDEAYHESNTIVRLLRENLNLWTDDQL, from the coding sequence ATGACGGAGACGATCAAGTGGAAGAACGTCGCCATCCAAGACGAGGTGGTCCCCAAGCCGAGTGACATCAAGCTTCCCGATGACCTCGCGGAACTCATCTATATGGCCAAGTTGGccgaggaggcagagcgcTTTGATGAAATGCTGCTCTGCATTCGCAAGTACGTGCGGCTGAACAGTGAGCTCGACACGGAGGAGCGTAACCTGCTGTCGGTGGCGTACAAGAACGTGATCACGCCGCGCCGCAACGCGTGGCGCGTCATTACCTCTATCGAGAGTCGGGAGAACGCCAAGGAGAACAGCGCCACACTGCCCTTCGTGGTGAACATGCGGAGGGAGTTAGAGGCGGAGCTCTCCCCGCTCTGCGACGACCTGCTCAGTCTTCTCGACACCTACCTCATCCCGGCCGCCCAGGGCGGCGAGGCGAAGGTCTTCTACCTCAAGATGAAGGGCGACTACCACCGCTACTACGCCGAGATCGACTCCGGTGATGGCCAGCGGCAGGCCGCCCTGAACGCCTACCAAAAGGCTACGGACGTCGCGAACTCTTCCCTCGCTCCGACGCACCCGATCCGCCTCGGTCTGGCGCTGAACTTCTCTGTGTTTTACTACGAAATCATGAAGGAGCACGAGAAGGGCTTCCAGCTGGCTCGTCAGGCTTACGACGAGGCCGTGACGGAGCTCGAGACGCTCGACGATGAGGCTTACCACGAGTCCAACACCAttgtgcgcctcctccgcgagAACCTCAATTTGTGGACGGATGACCAGCTGTAA
- a CDS encoding putative oxidoreductase, whose translation MNKAYDIIVIGSGAAGCAAARACALHHPAASIALIEQGSRAAVPQVMRVPLMQPYIASVRKARPFLQTLACAPETNLADRSLPFTLGRGLGGSWLCNDMKYMRGTRKDYEGWADTSWTYDTLLPVFRSLEANSRGASRDHGEDGPLRVTDTQRSNIDSGMNVRFFEACEAAGVPATSDFNAGEADGFSAMQSYIDGGARVQAFEALIEGTQPRIPNLDLLDETCAERIHCTAGRVRTVEVSHRGDKSLLEARHVVVCAGTLRSPLLLQRSGIGAKGSVLDAPAVGQNLITTSAADLVFRIRNSSNVCSKSISWCNASYLYRQWREYKENRTGVFSAFVEGAAYVRSQLQQDAPDLSILFFRTPQMGMAHWLMDGFTMRVTHHYPSSRGEVLYNGSKGTTFIRSGMLSTREDVLAMDEGVQWVGLLTTRDGTLQSVYHVDEKGRHVSPFWSYGAALHHPRDRLITQRSTAAFLAEHVKSGGDLYGTCAMGTVVDSQLRVNGIDGLFVADSSVVPVPTVASSSTLGSAIGARVASFIH comes from the coding sequence ATGAACAAGGCGTATGACATCATCGTGATCGGCTCCGGCGCTGCGGGCTGTGCGGCCGCGCGTGCCTGCGCTTTGCACCACCCTGCTGCCTCCATTGCCCTCATCGAGCAAGGCAGTCGCGCGGCTGTTCCGCAGGTGATGCGGGTACCACTAATGCAGCCCTACATCGCATCAGTGAGGAAGGCCAGGCCATTTCTACAGACGTTGGCATGTGCACCGGAGACAAACCTAGCCGACCGCTCTCTGCCGTTCACGCTTGGCCGCGgcctcggcggcagctggcttTGCAACGACATGAAGTACATGCGCGGCACTCGCAAAGACTACGAAGGATGGGCTGACACCTCCTGGACCTACGACACGCTGCTACCGGTTTTCAGGAGCCTGGAGGCGAACTCACGCGGCGCTTCGCGCGACCACGGTGAGGACGGCCCCCTGCGCGTGACGGATACGCAGCGCAGCAATATCGACTCGGGCATGAATGTTCGGTTCTTCGAAGCCTGCGAGGCAGCGGGAGTGCCTGCGACGAGCGACTTCAACGCTGGCGAGGCAGACGGCTTCTCGGCCATGCAGTCCTACATCgacggaggcgcgcgcgtgcaggcatTCGAGGCGTTGATTGAGGGCACGCAGCCCCGCATCCCAAATCTCGATCTGCTGGACGAGACTTGCGCTGAGCGCATCCACTGCACGGCTGGAAGGGTGCGCACCGTGGAGGTATCGCACCGCGGAGACAAAAGCCTACTAGAGGCCCGGCACGTCGTCGTGTGCGCTGGAACGCTGCGCAGTCCACTcttgctgcagcgcagcggcatcggTGCGAAAGGTAGCGTGCTGGACGCGCCGGCGGTCGGGCAGAACCTGATCACCACAAGCGCCGCCGATCTCGTCTTTCGCATCCGCAACTCATCCAACGTCTGCAGCAAGTCCATCAGCTGGTGCAACGCGTCGTATTTGTACCGGCAGTGGCGCGAGTACAAGGAGAACCGCACCGGCGTGTTCAGCGCTTTCGTCGAGGGTGCTGCCTACGTACggtcgcagctgcagcaagACGCCCCGGATCTGTCCATTCTCTTCTTTCGCACTCCGCAGATGGGGATGGCACACTGGCTGATGGACGGCTTCACAATGCGGGTGACGCATCACTACCCGTCGAGTCGAGGCGAGGTGCTCTACAACGGCAGCAAGGGCACCACGTTCATTCGAAGCGGGATGCTCTCCACAAGGGAGGATGTGCTGGCCATGGATGAAGGGGTGCAATGGGTGGGCCTCCTGACTACGCGCGACGGCACGCTGCAGTCAGTCTACCACGTCGATGAGAAAGGACGGCATGTGAGCCCGTTCTGGTCCTACGGCGCGGCACTACACCACCCCCGCGACCGCCTCATCACACaacgcagcacagccgccttcTTGGCGGAGCATGTGAAGAGCGGCGGAGATCTCTACGGCACCTGCGCCATGGGCACCGTGGTGGACAGCCAGCTGCGCGTGAATGGGATTGACGGGCTGTTTGTCGCAGACAGTAGCGTTGTGCCGGTGCCCAcggtggcgagcagcagcacgcttGGCAGTGCCATCGGTGCCCGCGTCGCTTCCTTCATTCACTGA
- a CDS encoding putative DNA topoisomerase III: protein MPTWLNVAEKPSVAKEMAQSLSGGNCRTAQSQSRFNPVYEFKFEGKTMLVTSVAGHLMEDQFPPNTKNWSTYPFQGLFSAPITKYVRADLEPVKKNLEALASRAETLVLWLDCDREGENICFEVMQVVQSKRPQVQVKRAHFSALTARDLLNAVHNLKLPDKRLSDAVEARQEMDLRIGAAFTRYQTVKFRHLFAAIPGVLSFGPCQFPTLGFVVRRYWQQQGFVPEDFFTLQLQHGDTKFHSSRGSMYDQVAATLIYEDMLQAAAADGHKGRITNVQQRPSHRRPPVPLATVVMQKLAATHLRITSERCMTLAESLYQEGLISYPRTETDSYTFQESELLELVRVQTANADVAEYATAMLADIATHVRPPLRGGHDDKAHPPIHPTKAWNATQDERGRLYNLIVRHFLASLSPDAVAATTQVSAEFGGELFSAGGTTILQRGWLDIFPYERWNNTCIPNYQIGDMFQPTAVPLKKGCTSAPPHLTETHLISLMDSNGIGTDATIAQHIKTVLDREYVRREGQSLVPTTLGIALASAYESLGLASLLQPQLRAQMELAMGDIANGAATKEQVVAAAVQLYEEIFSRLMANTNAFYEELKRYLQPAVETDACAVEATVVKANFIPCGTCGGPMDLVERAGERDREVWSVRCHACNKMHRVPNGRLNTLEPVSPPHTCPLCGFLALRVANREKQTSYHVCPHCFGSPPKAWSVSAKGAASAAAPFPDVEAAAEFRCFQCTADCPLAKGLEAIGITTCIACCQHELRLRSGAKGFFLSCRGYPSCHLRVSLPAAASVKPSPSQRCPACSAVLLTFDFSGRQGVPGLNMLDAICVRCDARIKDYITVKGMPTGDPNASAAPNSAASVASTASGTYTLPSVKPSSARRSVRGGGQRGGHGADAAATNTSSGGVDTVCGCGAPAKQFVSRKEASRGKRFLTCANRQCSFFQWLD from the coding sequence atgcCAACGTGGCTCAATGTCGCCGAGAAGCCCAGCGTTGCCAAGGAAATGGCGCAGAGCCTCTCGGGCGGTAACTGCCGCACGGCACAATCGCAGTCTCGCTTTAACCCAGTCTACGAGTTTAAATTTGAGGGTAAGACGATGCTGGTCACATCGGTGGCGGGTCACCTCATGGAGGACCAGTTCCCACCCAACACTAAGAACTGGTCCACCTACCCGTTTCAGGGGCTCTTCTCGGCGCCGATCACCAAGTACGTGCGCGCCGATCTCGAGCCGGTGAAAAAGAACCTCGAAGCACTCGCCAGCCGAGCCGAGACGCTCGTCCTATGGCTGGACTGCGACCGGGAAGGCGAGAACATCTGCTTTGAGGTGATGCAGGTGGTGCAGAGCAAGCGGCCACAGGTGCAGGTGAAGCGAGCCCACTTCTCCGCCCTCACCGCACGTGACTTGCTGAACGCCGTGCACAACCTCAAACTGCCGGACAAGCGCCTCTCGGACGCGGTGGAAGCGCGGCAGGAGATGGATCTGCGCATCGGGGCGGCCTTTACCCGTTATCAGACGGTGAAGTTTCGCCACCTGTTCGCCGCCATACCAGGGGTACTGAGCTTTGGCCCCTGCCAGTTCCCTACCCTCGGCTTTGTGGTGCGTCGCtactggcagcagcagggcttTGTCCCGGAGGACTTCTTCACCCTTCAACTGCAACATGGCGACACCAAGTTCCACAGCAGTCGCGGCTCCATGTACGATCAGGTGGCGGCCACCTTGATCTATGAGGATatgctgcaggcggcggcggcagacggGCATAAGGGCCGCATCACCAACGTGCAACAGCGTCCAAGTCACCGACGACCGCCGGTGCCCCTGGCCACCGTCGTCATGCAGAAATTGGCCGCAACGCACCTCCGCATCACCTCTGAGCGGTGCATGACGCTGGCGGAGTCTCTGTATCAGGAAGGGCTGATCTCATACCCACGCACGGAGACGGACTCTTACACGTTTCAAGAGAGCGAGCTGCTAGAGCTGGTTCGAGTGCAAACCGCAAACGCCGACGTGGCCGAGTATGCGACAGCCATGCTGGCCGATATCgccacgcacgtgcgcccgccgctccgcgGCGGTCACGACGACAAGGCGCACCCGCCCATTCACCCAACCAAGGCGTGGAACGCGACGCAGGATGAGCGTGGCAGGCTGTACAACCTGATTGTGCGTCACTTTctcgcctcgctctcccccgACGCAGTGGCCGCGACGACGCAGGTATCGGCGGAGTTTGGCGGGGAGCTGTTCTCCGCCGGCGGGACAACGATCCTGCAGCGTGGTTGGCTGGACATCTTCCCCTACGAGCGGTGGAACAATACGTGCATCCCGAACTACCAGATAGGCGACATGTTCCAGCCGACAGCCGTGCCGCTCAAGAAGGGCTGCACCTcagccccaccccacctgaCGGAGACGCATCTCATCTCGCTGATGGACAGCAACGGGATTGGGACGGACGCCACCATTGCGCAGCACATCAAGACCGTCCTGGATCGCGAGTATGTGAGGCGGGAGGGTCAGTCACTGGTGCCAACGACGCTGGGAATTGCCCTGGCCTCTGCCTATGAGTCCCTCGGCTTGGCCAGCCTGCTGCAGCCACAGCTGCGGGCGCAGATGGAGCTTGCGATGGGCGACATCGCCAACGGCGCTGCAACAAAGGagcaggtggtggcggcagcggtgcagctctACGAGGAGATATTTAGCCGCCTCATGGCGAACACCAACGCATTTTACGAGGAGCTGAAGCGGTATTTGCAGCCAGCGGTAGAGACAGACGCGTGCGCCGTCGAGGCGACGGTGGTAAAGGCCAACTTCATCCCATGCGGGACGTGTGGCGGGCCCATGGACCTCGTCGAGCGCGCCGGCGAGCGTGATCGCGAGGTGTGGAGCGTGCGCTGCCATGCGTGCAACAAGATGCATCGGGTGCCAAACGGCCGCCTCAACACCCTGGAGCCGGTGAGCCCACCGCACACGTGTCCACTGTGCGGGTTCCTCGCGCTGCGCGTTGCAAACCGCGAGAAGCAAACCTCCTACCACGTCTGCCCGCACTGCTTCGGAAGCCCACCGAAGGCATGGAGCGTGAGCGCCAAAGGTGCTGCCAGTGCAGCCGCTCCCTTTCCCGACGTCGAAGCCGCGGCCGAGTTCCGCTGCTTCCAGTGCACTGCTGACTGCCCCTTGGCGAAAGGACTCGAAGCGATTGGCATCACCACGTGCATCGCGTGCTGCCAGCACGAGCTGCGCCTACGCTCTGGAGCGAAGGGCTTTTTCCTGTCGTGTAGGGGCTACCCCTCGTGCCACCTGCGCGTCTcgctgccagcggcggcctCCGTGAAGCCGAGTCCCTCCCAGCGCTGCCCCGCGTGCAGCGCAGTGCTCCTCACGTTCGACTTTAGCGGACGTCAAGGGGTGCCGGGGCTGAACATGCTCGACGCCATCTGCGTTAGATGCGACGCACGCATCAAGGATTACATAACTGTGAAGGGGATGCCAACGGGCGATCCAAAcgcgtctgcggcgccgaacagcgccgcctctgtagcctccaccgcctcagGAACGTACACGCTGCCCTCTGTGAAGCCTTCTTCCGCACGTCGCAGCGTACGGGGAGGTGGGCAGCGTGGTGGCCATGGTGCTGATGCGGCAGCGACCAACACGTCCAGTGGCGGAGTCGATAccgtgtgtgggtgcggcgcaccagcgaaGCAGTTCGTTTCACGCAAAGAAGCTTCGCGAGGCAAGCGCTTCCTCACGTGTGCTAATCGCCAGTGCTCTTTCTTTCAGTGGCTCGACTGA